Part of the Halococcus saccharolyticus DSM 5350 genome is shown below.
ACGATGCGGACAGCGAGGCGGATGCGGTGTACCAGCGGTGTCTGTCCTCTCTTCTCACGCATGCTCCAATCAAGCGCGATGATACCGTGGTCGATATCGGCACTGGCACAGGTATCGTCGCTTTCGAACTTGCGTCGAAGTGTGACCACGTGGTAGGGCGAGATATCTCCGACGAGTGGCTCCAGTACGCCCGGGAGAAGGCTGAACGGCGCAGTATCGACAACGTCTCGTTCGACCACGGGTCGTTTCGTGAACCGAACGTTGCAGAATCGGTGGATGTCGTTGTCGCCAGTTACGCCCTGTATATGGCCTACGACGAAGGAGGCGAGGACGAATTACGCGCGGCCATCGACGGTCTCGCGGCGTTGAATCCGCGGTGTATAATTGTGGCCGACAAGATGCGCTTCGGGCCGACGCAGACCACAAGCGATTACGAAACACTGCCACCGATGGGAACTGTCGCCACTCTCCTCGCAAGTGCAGGCTTCACGCTCACCGCTGTCGAATTCATCACCGAGACAGTCGGTGTCCTCATCGCCACTCGATAGCCCCATACCACCAGTCATCGACCAGACACTCAGTTAACAGATTTACCGGAATTTGAATGAATCTCATTCAACGAGCGGGTGCTGAGTACATCCTCCGAGTCGGTCACGCTAATCACAGCCAACCAAGAACCTACTATGTCAGAAAATGTGAACACTTCTGCGAATCAGTATCGCTGCGTGGGCGGTTCGGCCCCGCACTCGGCACTATGGCTTGACAATCGGGCGCACAAAAATCGTGAGTTCGGGAACTACTCGTGGTTCGACGTGGTCTTCTCGAAGTTCTCCGCGGCCGCGTCCCAGTCGACGACCTCGAAGAACGCGTCGATGAAGCTGCCACGGTCGGGACCGTAGTCGTAGTAGTACGAGTGTTCCCAGACGTCGAGCGCGAGCACGGGATGGGCTCCCCAGAGCGCGCCCTCGTCGTGATTGTCGACCGCCACGTTCCGCAGCTGGTTGGCGACCGGATCGTAGACGAGCAGCGCCCAGCCCGAGGCGGCCGACGCGGCGGCCTCGAACTCGCCCTTCCAGCCCTCGTAGGAGCCGAAGTCCTCCTCGATGCGGTCGGCGAGTTCCCCCGAGGGCTCGCCGCCGCCGTTCGGATCCATGTTCTCCCAGAACATGGTGTGGAGGTAGTGCCCACAGCCGTTGTGGGTCACGTTACCGAGCGCACCACCGGTCGAGGAGTAATCGCCCGACTCGCGGTTCTCGGCGAGCGTCTCCTCGGCGCTGTTGAGCCCGTTGACGTAGCCCTGATGGTGGGTGTCGTGGTGCCACGTCAGTACCTGCTCGGAGATGTGCGGCTCGAGCGCGTCGTAGTCGTACGGAAGCGGTGGAAGCTCCGCGTTCGAGTGTTCGGACATGATCAAATCCTCCACCCGGTACATCGCCGCGACGGCTGTTAAAGGTTGAGGAACGGATGGTAGCACGCCACACGGACAGGGCGACTGCACCGGAATCGACGGTCGCCGATCACACTGGATGGCGTGCGAGCTTCCGGTCAGTCA
Proteins encoded:
- a CDS encoding class I SAM-dependent methyltransferase, whose product is MILAILMLQHILFAVSMTNTERDYHGYTPMDYDADSEADAVYQRCLSSLLTHAPIKRDDTVVDIGTGTGIVAFELASKCDHVVGRDISDEWLQYAREKAERRSIDNVSFDHGSFREPNVAESVDVVVASYALYMAYDEGGEDELRAAIDGLAALNPRCIIVADKMRFGPTQTTSDYETLPPMGTVATLLASAGFTLTAVEFITETVGVLIATR
- the sod gene encoding superoxide dismutase, translating into MSEHSNAELPPLPYDYDALEPHISEQVLTWHHDTHHQGYVNGLNSAEETLAENRESGDYSSTGGALGNVTHNGCGHYLHTMFWENMDPNGGGEPSGELADRIEEDFGSYEGWKGEFEAAASAASGWALLVYDPVANQLRNVAVDNHDEGALWGAHPVLALDVWEHSYYYDYGPDRGSFIDAFFEVVDWDAAAENFEKTTSNHE